Proteins co-encoded in one Osmerus mordax isolate fOsmMor3 chromosome 11, fOsmMor3.pri, whole genome shotgun sequence genomic window:
- the LOC136951414 gene encoding nucleotidyltransferase MB21D2 produces the protein MMAAPALTSRAGSVSSLGSSPTATPSINNNNKITPTYPELDFRSGATIEDLNKLIQEFSKHDQREYDDQRALEIHTAKDFIFSMLGMVQKLDQKLPVANEYLLLSGGVREGVVDMDLDDLSVYARGTDYDMDFTLLVPALKLHDRNQPVTLDMRHSALCHSWLSLRLFDEGTINKWKDCCTIVDHINGATNYFFSPTLVADWFYESISMVLVEIQKKPQRGMPKVEKVERNGTIISVILGVGSSRMLYDIVPVVSFKGWPAVAQSWLMENHFWDGKITEEEVISGFYLVPACSFKGRKENEWRLSFARSEVQLKKCISASLMQAYQACKAIIIKLLSRPKAINPYHLRSIMLWACDRLPANYLAQDDFSAHFLLGLIDDLQHCLVNKMCPNYFIPQCNMLEHLSDETATLHARKISSVRSDPAEHLRTTIEHAKAANCLTLDLQWRSSASNLPSPQSDAGGEHQPDDRLAKKLQQLVTENPGKSISVFINPDDVTRPHFRIDDKFF, from the exons ATGATGGCGGCGCCTGCTCTGACCAGCCGGGCGGGATCCGTGAGCAGCCTGGGAAGCAGCCCTACTGCAACGCCTTCCataaataataacaacaaaataacTCCAACCTACCCTGAGCTCGATTTTAGATCCGGGGCCACTATCGAGGATTTAAACAAATTGATTCAGGAATTTAGTAAACACGATCAGCGTGAATATGACGACCAGCGAGCTCTGGAGATCCATACCGCCAAGGATTTCATTTTCTCCATGCTCG GTATGGTGCAAAAACTGGACCAGAAGCTCCCTGTTGCTAACGAGTACCTTCTGTTGTCTGGTGGGGTACGGGAGGGAGTGGTAGACATGGACCTCGATGACTTGAGTGTCTACGCCCGTGGAACAGACTACGACATGGACTTCACCCTGCTGGTACCTGCACTCAAACTTCATGACCGCAATCAGCCTGTTACTCTGGATATGCGCCACTCTGCACTGTGCCATTCCTGGCTCAGTCTGCGCCTCTTTGATGAGGGAACCATCAACAAGTGGAAGGACTGTTGCACCATTGTGGACCACATCAATGGAGCCACAAATTACTTCTTCTCACCCACGCTGGTGGCAGACTGGTTCTACGAGTCCATCAGTATGGTACTGGTGGAGATCCAGAAGAAGCCCCAGCGTGGTATGCCAAaagtggagaaggtggagaggaatGGCACCATCATATCAGTCATTCTTGGTGTGGGCAGCAGTCGCATGCTGTATGACATTGTGCCTGTGGTGTCTTTTAAGGGCTGGCCAGCTGTGGCACAGAGCTGGCTGATGGAGAACCATTTCTGGGATGGAAAGATAACAGAGGAGGAGGTCATTAGTGGCTTCTACCTAGTGCCTGCCTGCTCCTTCAAAGGCCGTAAGGAAAATGAGTGGCGCCTCTCTTTTGCCCGCAGTGAGGTGCAATTGAAGAAATGCATCTCTGCCAGTCTGATGCAAGCCTACCAGGCCTGCAAGGCCATCATCATCAAGCTCCTGTCCAGGCCAAAGGCCATTAATCCCTACCACCTGCGCAGCATAATGCTATGGGCCTGTGACCGACTCCCAGCCAACTACCTGGCCCAGGATGACTTCTCAGCCCACTTCCTGCTTGGCCTTATTGATGACCTACAGCACTGCTTGGTTAACAAGATGTGCCCCAATTATTTTATCCCACAGTGTAATATGTTGGAGCACTTGTCGGATGAGACAGCGACGCTGCATGCCCGTAAGATCTCTTCTGTGCGCTCTGACCCTGCAGAACACCTGCGTACCACCATTGAGCATGCCAAAGCTGCCAACTGTCTGACCCTGGACTTGCAGTGGCGCAGTAGTGCCTCAAACCTTCCCTCTCCCCAATCGGACGCAGGTGGGGAACACCAGCCAGATGATCGGCTAGCTAAGAAGCTGCAACAGCTGGTAACAGAAAACCCTGGGAAGTCCATCTCTGTCTTCATTAATCCTGATGATGTCACCCGGCCTCACTTTCGCATTGATGACAAATTCTTCTGA